Proteins from one Periplaneta americana isolate PAMFEO1 chromosome 6, P.americana_PAMFEO1_priV1, whole genome shotgun sequence genomic window:
- the LOC138701139 gene encoding putative fatty acyl-CoA reductase CG5065, with product MTVITDWYRDKTILVTGGTGFMGKVLLEKLLRSCPGVRRIYLLIRAKHGTEPSARIEALLKIPLFEKVIESNPEITKKLVAVEGDLSLPELGLQKEQKQQLISEVNVVFNLAAALSLKARMKDAITYNATGTKQMLDLSLQMKQLKAFLHLSTAFCHCDYEVLGEKMYPPPHNPHDVMRAMEWLDDKSIELITPRLLGPHPNCYTYSKRLAEALVYEYRDRIPVCIARPSIVIPALKEPLPGWVDTLNGPVGILVGAGKGVIRTMMCDGNCYAEVVPVDIAINGIIVVAWKIANEKKIEEFPVYNITSGQIVRVTWGDVLSKTRKLVLDYPFEKTIWYPDGNIRSSWLMHYFCIVLFHYLPAYFIDFLLLLARQKRFMVRIQNRVSLGLEVLQYFALRQWQFGNEKFLAIEKTLSAEDRDVFYMGSVKFDIDDYFEKAIIGSRVYCMKEPLISVPLCRRILTVLYCLHIASRIAFYMLVIWLLLKYVAAARLMLNYSTQVLQHVPVIGGMVPHINGVETTGF from the exons ATGACGGTGATAACGGACTGGTACCGCGACAAGACAATCCTGGTGACTGGAGGCACCGGGTTCATGGGCAAGGTGCTGCTCGAGAAGTTGCTGAGGAGCTGTCCAGGGGTGCGTCGCATCTACTTGTTGATCAGAGCGAAACATGGCACCGAGCCCTCCGCTCGAATTGAGGCACTGCTCAAGATCCCG TTATTCGAGAAAGTGATAGAAAGCAATCCAGAGATTACGAAGAAGCTTGTAGCAGTGGAAGGTGACCTCTCACTACCGGAATTGGGTCTTCAGAAGGAACAGAAACAACAGCTCATCTCCGAGGTCAATGTTGTGTTCAACTTGGCTGCCGCACTCAGTCTAAAGGCCAGGATGAAAGATGCAATAACATACAATGCGACCGGTACAAAACAAATGTTGGATCTGAGTTTACAGATGAAACAGCTGAAG GCGTTCTTGCACCTGTCAACAGCTTTCTGCCACTGTGATTATGAAGTCTTGGGAGAGAAGATGTACCCTCCACCCCATAACCCTCATGACGTCATGAGAGCCATGGAATGGCTTGATGATAAATCTATCGAACTGATCACACCCAG ACTTCTGGGTCCACATCCTAACTGCTACACATATTCAAAGCGGTTAGCAGAAGCTTTAGTGTATGAATACAGAGACAGAATCCCTGTGTGCATTGCAAGACCATCTATCG TTATTCCAGCACTTAAAGAGCCCCTTCCCGGTTGGGTTGACACTTTGAACGGTCCAGTCGGGATTCTGGTGGGAGCAGGTAAAGGTGTGATTCGCACCATGATGTGTGATGGAAACTGCTATGCAGAAGTGGTGCCAGTGGATATCGCCATTAATGGTATCATTGTTGTTGCATGGAAAATAGCAAATGAGAAGAA AATTGAAGAATTTCCAGTTTACAACATAACTTCTGGGCAAATTGTTCGTGTTACTTGGGGCGACGTATTGAGTAAGACGCGTAAGTTGGTACTCGACTACCCCTTTGAAAAAACAATTTGGTATCCAGATGGAAACATCAGAAGCAGCTGGCTGATGCACTATTTCTGCATCGTATTGTTTCACTACCTGCCTGCATACTTCATAGACTTCTTGCTGCTTCTTGCAAGACAAAAGAGATT CATGGTTCGGATCCAGAATAGAGTAAGTCTTGGACTGGAAGTGCTGCAGTACTTCGCTTTGAGGCAGTGGCAGTTCGGCAATGAGAAGTTCCTTGCTATAGAGAAGACATTGTCTGCTGAAGACAG ggatgTATTCTACATGGGGAGTGTGAAGTTTGATATTGACGATTATTTCGAGAAAGCTATTATTGGATCAAGGGTGTACTGCATGAAAGAACCTCTAATATCCGTACCGCTATGCCGAAGAATTCTTACAGT GCTTTATTGTCTCCACATCGCCAGCAGGATAGCATTCTACATGCTCGTGATATGGCTGCTGCTCAAGTACGTGGCAGCTGCTCGACTCATGCTCAACTACTCCACACAGGTGCTACAGCACGTGCCGGTCATTGGAGGGATGGTTCCCCACATCAACGGTGTAGAAACTACTGGCTTCTGA